The DNA segment tgcttcaaatctgaaaaaagaatataaaaatattgacacaatatttaatgaaaattaaaaattgaacttGATGTTCCAACTGGAATTTAAATATGTTTCCTAGTTTGGATGCTcagaaatttaaatatatcaCTTACTTATCttaaatattagaaaattttaattttacttattagaaaaaaaaatatagaagatATTCTAAATCCTAAATCTTAAACTCTACAAACTCTCGAATATTGTTTACCAGAGTTTCAGATTTTACAGAGTATTAAGAAACTCTGAAGGGCAAATTTCTTATTTCCAAGGTTTGATTCTTACTACATAGAGGGAAATAGAAGCTGAAAGTCAAGTTGTAGCAACTCGAATATTGTTGTACATGACTGCCTAATAATAACTGATAGATCATGCTATCATTTTGATGTTTATATTCAAGAGAACAAATACATTAAGCATTTTGAAGTTAGAACTTTGAGAGCCGAATGAATCAAATGTCAAATGCAAGGAAGCATATTTTAGTCCTCATTTGAATTTAAATGCATCACAATGGTGTTTGCTTATatgtataaatttgttttaccTCCCTCAAACCACTGTTGGGGTCCTTGAGAAACTATGAATAGCTTCAGATTGTTCATCCTTTGAGGGTGATAGATTATGCTCTAAAAGAGGGTAGTgccacttagtttgaaaaatttGTTGCCAAAATTGCCTGAGACCTTATTTTTTATGAACACGTCAACCGTGTAGGCACTGGGAGAATAAGCTTTGAGAGAAGCAAAATAAGAGTATTTAAGGCAAGCGATTATAACCACGAAGATGACATTAAAGCCATGAGAATTGGGCTGAAATCCTTAGCATAGTTCTTGCAATCCCTGCATGTCTTCTTAAAGGAGAACACTGATACTGATGTAGAGTTGTGGTGAATCCGTATCGTTTCGTACGTACGGAGGATGAAACCGTATCGTTTCGTATAGTGAAAGGGTGAAACTGTATCGTTTCGTACTATACATATCGTGAATCGTAAGATACTAACTACTATGGGTTGTGATAAGATGTAACTGGTGTTTGTGATACAGACCATGCTCACTTCTCCCATTGTTGGTCATTCATCAGCCTCATTCTTCGTGCATCTTAACGTGATATCTATTAAAGACTTGCCAATACTACGGTGCAACTTTCACTGCCttcaaattaaatttgtttgaaTTCCAAGTGTGACACATTGACTAGGAATAAGTTTGAAAAGCAatacataacaaaaaaaaaaattcatattacCTTGAGTTTTTGGATTGGAAGACTCTAAGGTTTTGGACTAGAAATGTTATCTTGATTTTGTTTAATGAAATGTTCAATGACATATTGACAAGAAAGAAGACTCTGTTTTCTCGCATGAAAAAGCTAACATTTATACTAGAAAAAGATTATTACAATGACAACTTCAAATACATTCACATTCAGCAAAATGCTAAAAACAAGGAAAGCTACAAAAGCTAGAGATATCTTAATTAAACTTGACTACTTCAAACACTCACTAAATTACCTCTGTAACATGTCTTCTAAATCATTGCATTCAGTTTACTGTCCTTGTTACTGGTCAATGACATACTCAAATCTCCAGTCTGATTTTGGGATAATAAAGGTTTCGGACAATAAGGTATAATCACTATTGATGTTTGTGACATCTGCTTGATCCTGCAACAATAGAGCATGCTCAAGTTCCACCTCAACTTCACCCATTGTTGGTCGTTCATCAGGTTCATTCTGTAAGCATCTTAAGATGATATCTATAAAGACTTGCCAACACTCTGGTGCAATCTTCCCTTTGATTTTCGGATCGATATTCTCCTCAACAGACTTCTTCTCCAGTGGTTCTCCTGCTGCTACTCCAAAATCATTCGGTTTAAAAAATCTTCTTGCCCCCACAACTTCCAGTAGAACCATACCAAATGAGTAAACATCAGATCTATCTGTGAAAGTACCCTCCGTCAAGGCCTCCATAGGTGAGTATTCCCAAAAACCTATAAGCTTTGTTCAGTTTTATTGACAAAAATGGGCAATTATTCTGTAGCAGCATATAGATAGTTACGAGACATATTACGCTACAATAACATAGTAATAGAACAATTACCTGCAAGATCCGATTTGATTGGTTTTGGCTTTTCCTTGAAATGTGCTCCTAGTATGCTAAATTCAAAACCTGAGAGTTTTGGGTGCATGTTGTCATCCAAAAGAATGCTGCTAGGATGGATATTACGGTGAATGATGGTGCGCTTGAGTCCTGCATGAAGGTAGTGTAGTCCACGTGCTGCTCCTATGCAAATCTCTACTCTTTTCTTCCATGAAAGTGCTTCCCTCACCTCACCTCTCAGGTGTTGATCTAGAGATCCATTGGACATGTATTCATACACAATAATACTCTGTTTTTCGTGT comes from the Phaseolus vulgaris cultivar G19833 chromosome 8, P. vulgaris v2.0, whole genome shotgun sequence genome and includes:
- the LOC137826438 gene encoding receptor-like protein kinase ANXUR2, producing MFLKCFGESSSSGRQYPTVIEELCTHFSLDDLRKSTNNFDPKRVIGRFGNVYKGCLQHNDGSDYAVAVKIFYEYNSKWFEKDVELLCQLHHPNCVSIVGFCRHEKQSIIVYEYMSNGSLDQHLRGEVREALSWKKRVEICIGAARGLHYLHAGLKRTIIHRNIHPSSILLDDNMHPKLSGFEFSILGAHFKEKPKPIKSDLAGFWEYSPMEALTEGTFTDRSDVYSFGMVLLEVVGARRFFKPNDFGVAAGEPLEKKSVEENIDPKIKGKIAPECWQVFIDIILRCLQNEPDERPTMGEVEVELEHALLLQDQADVTNINSDYTLLSETFIIPKSDWRFEYVIDQ